A stretch of DNA from Acidobacteriota bacterium:
CAGGCTGTAAACGTATGCTTTTGTCGTCACGTCTTTCAGGTATGTCGCGAAGAGCTTGCCTCCGGCAGAGCTGGCGCTTTGTAACGGCTCCGACTTTTCTGCCAGCACGTCTTTCCAGCTTTGAGTTTTGGGATCGTACAACGCGACTTTACCGTTTGGTGCGCCCTTGTCGGTTTGCATCAGGAACTTGTCGCCAATGTTATCCACAACACCAAAACTGTCATCGCCGATTTCGGCGACGAGAGGCGTGAATGTCTTCTCGCCTTTTGACAGGTCGCGGAAGAACAGGGAATTGCCTTTTTTGCCTTTGCCTCGGTCGGAGATGTTCAGGATCAAAAATCGTTCGTCTTCGGTTGTGGCTGCGATGTGGAAACGCTGCGGATTGGCTTTGTCTTCGTAAACCAGTTCGTCAGCGGATTGCGGAGCGCCGACTTTGTGATACCAAACCTGATGATTTTCGTTTTTGGTCGAAAGCTCATGGCCTTTTTCGGGCGCGGGATAACGGCTGTAAAAGAACCCATTGCCTGCCCATGCCGCGCCGGAAACTTTTACCCATTCCAGTTTGTCGGTCAGCATCTTTTTGGTGGCGACTTCCATCACCTGATATTCCTGCCAGTCCGAACCGCTTTTGGAAACGCCGACGACAGCATATTTTGCGTCTTTCGACGGAATGAAACTCAGGCGGATGGTCCCGTCCGGCGACCATTTGTTGGGATCGAGCAAAACTTCCGGCGTGCCGTTCAGACCTTTTTGAACATACAGCACGCTCTGGTTTTGCAGGCCGTCATTTTTGTAAAAGAAATACAGTTCCCCTTGGCGAAACGGCGCATTGTATTTCGGATAGTTGTACAACTGCTCCAGTCGCTCTTTGATTTTGGCGCGATAAGGAATCTTTTCCAGATACGCGAAGGTGACTTTGTTTTGTTCTTCCACCCATTTCGCGGTTTCGGCGGAATTGTCGTCTTCCAACCATCGGTATGGATCTGGCACTTTCGTACCGTGGTACGTATCAACGTGATCAACTTTTCTGGTCATCGGATATTGAAGCTTTTGCGCCGCAACGCCGATGGCAACCGCCGTCAGCACGAAGCAAAACGCAAAAAGAGTGAATGCGCGATTCTTGTTCATGGTCTGGCCTCCTTCAGCAAATCAAGTGGCGAGTGGCTAAGCCACAACGGGATCAAAACTGAACTTTGGGTACGGTTTTAGCGCCTTCATCAGCTTTGAAAAACGGTTTGTCTTGAAACCCTGTCAGGCTGGCGACAATTACCGTGGGGAAGCGCTGTTTGGTGTTTTGATAGTCTTCGACAGCTTTGTTGTAAAGCCTGCGTTCCTGCGCCATGCGGTTTTCAGTGCCGGAGAGTTCATCCTGAAGCCGCAGAAAGTTCGTGTTGGATTGCAGTTGCGGATATTGTTCGGCGATGGACAAAAATCGTCCGCCAGTTCCAAGCAAGCCGCCATCGCGCAAGGTTTGCGTCAATTTGTTGTCGGCGTCCATTTTGGCTTCCGGCGTGCTGGCAGAAAGCAATTGCGAACGCGCTTCGGCAATCCGGGTGAAGATTTCCTTTTCCTGTCCTGCGTACCCTTTCACAGTGTTGACCAGATTCGGGATCAAATCGGCGCGTCGCTGCATCTGGTTTTCGACTTGTGACCATTGCGCATCCACCGCATTGCGTTTGCCGACCAGGCCGTTGTAGCTGCCTAAGCCGCATCCGCCCAGAATCAACGCAAACAAAATAACCACGCCCAAAACAATCAAACCTACTTTGCCCATAATGGCCTCCTCTACGGAAATGTAGAGCAGGTTTTCCAACCTGCTCAGGTTCTGTGAATCGCCATTTTGCCGGCGACTCGGAATCAATAATTTTCGCGAAAAAAGCAGATTGGAAAACCTGCTCTACGGCTTTTTATAACTTATCCACCGCCTCGACGATGTGCGTCAGGCAATTCAGATAGCTTGTGAAAAGGTCTTGCGCTTCGATTTCCAGCAAATCCTTTGGCTCGTCGCGCAAATTCAAGACTCTGACCAGCGGAGAAGTGTCAACTTTCAACCGCTCGCCAATGCGTTTGACCGTTGCCAATCGCCCGAGTGGAGGTTCTTCGCCCAACAGTTCCAACACAGGCCGCAGAAAGCGCACGAAACTGACGATGCTTTCGGTCATCAGTTTGGTCAGGTCCGAAGCGCCATCCGTCACCTGAAGGGAAAGCGAGCGCAACCGCAGCAGTTTGCCGCGAAGCTCGGATTCGGTTTCCAGTCGCAAATTCGTCGGGGAAATTTCGGCTCCGGCCAACAGGTCTTCGCCGTACAGCACCTTGTAAGCTCGCTTCATCAGTTTGAATTCGATGGGGAATACATCCAGCGAGGCGGCAAATTCATCCGCCGTGAAAAATACCGGCAGCGAATAGCCTTGGGCCGTCAGCCACTGAACGGCAGAACGAAGGCTTCGCAGCTTGGCCGCGGTCAAATGCCGTGTGACGACCAGCACCTGGAAATCTGATTTTCTGATATTTCCCGGCGCCGCAATGGCAGAGCCATGCACAATTACTGAAACCAGATTCTCTCGATCGCTTGCCGTCAACCGGCTCACAAATTCATCAAATGTCATATCCATAGCTTCGAACCTCCAAACCTAGCCGTGGGCTTCACTTTCCAAATTCCCCTTTCAGCCGAGAAGCTTACGTTGCGGTTTACCAACTATCACTTGCGCCGCCGCCGCCGCTTTCGCCGCCACCAAATCCGCCCCAATCGCTTCCACCGCTGTCTCCGCCACCCCATCCGCCGCCGCTGTCACCACTTCCCCAGCCGCCGCCGGTGCTGCCGCCGCTCCAGGAACCGCCGCCACGATTAAAAATCAGCGGAGCCAACCACCAAATGGCTTCGCCTGCAACTCCGCCAAGTCCGGATCGCATTCGCCTGCGGGCTGAACGGGCAACGAAAATCATGAATATAAGAAAAACGATGAAAGCAGCCGCTAACACCGCTAAAGCGTTGCCGCTGATTTCTGGTGCCTGGTTTCCGTGATAGGCAAACCGGTGATCTTCAGCGCCTTCCAGCGAAACGTTCCATTTAACGGCAAGCGTGTCCACAATGGTTCGCGCGCCTTTCATCATCGCCGCAGAGTAATTGGCTGCTTGCAGATCAGGCCGCATATTGCGAATGATCTGGCCTGCCAATCCATCAGGAAGATCACCCTCCAAACCGTACCCGACTTCGAGGCGAGTCTTTCGATCCTGAATTGCTACCAGCAGCAAGGCACCTTTATCCCGGTTTTCGCCGCTACTGGCTCCGATACCCCAAGTCCTGTACAAATCAGTCGCCACATCTTCGACTGACCGGCCATTCAGTGACGTCATCGTGACCACGACAATTGCTGTCCCCGTTTTCTGCTGGAAGTTGATCAGAAGATCTTTCAATTGTTGTTCTGTGGCCGGATCAATCACGTTGGCAAAGTCATTGACGGGGCCTGTGCGGGCTGGAAGATTTCCGCTTTGCGCAAACGCAGTCAGCCGCCCCGGCATAAGAATGCAAACTATGGCTAGCAGAAGCGATAGAGACAATTTGTTTGGTGATTTCATCGTGTCCAACTTATAGCTTTGGCTGGAAACACTGTCAATCGTCGGGGAACCGGCACCTGCAGCCCTGTCCAGTCTCTGCAAAGTCGCCAAATTCCAGAAGTTATGTACGTGTAAATTCCAGTTTGACTCCCCAACTGTGTAAAAGTTACAATCCGTGCCGTTGTTTGGCAGTTCAATGAGCGTCATTGCCTACCTGACCCTGGACGCGCTCGAAGAATTGAACTGCTGGTAAACCTAACAAAGACAAAAATGATTGCTGGGAAGATAGTTTTCGAGGAGTACAAAAGAATGAGCATTTCGTGTGTTGAAGGACTGTCCCGTGGGATGAAGGGCCGTTTCTTCGCGTTTTATCTCTCGTTAGCCCTAACCCCGTGCCTGCTGATTAATTCTTATGCTCAAGGGCGCGGGGCGGCATCAAATGGAAACGAAAATACCTTTGATCATCGCAACGCCGAAATTCAGCGTGTGATTGATCGTTCGACAGGATATTTCCAGTCCGCGGAAGCAAATTTCAAGGATGGAAATTTTGAAAAAGCGCGTCGCGAATATGATCGCGCATTGGACATTGTGCTGGAATCCGGGATTGATGTTCGCACTGACGCCCGTTTGCAGCAGCATTATCAAACCTTGGTTGATAACGTGTTTCGCCGCCAAATGACTTTATTGACGGCTTTGCCTGCGGCAAAATCTGCCACGGCTTTCAGCGAAGAACTTCAACAGACTCAACAACCTGCCTCTCAAAAATCCCAGGAAAAAGAGAAAAATGAGCAACAAGTGGCAGACCGTGGCGGTTTCGGTCAGCAGACCTTTACGCCTTCGCCGCTGGATGAATTGGCCAAGATCAAGCTGACGCAAGATGAAACGCAAAATGTCAGTGATCAGGAAGTGGAATCCGCTGTGGCTCAAGCCAAGCTGGATTTCAATTTCAAGCCGAACTCCTTGATTCAAAGCTTTATCAACTATTACCAGGGACGCGGACGCGCAACGATGGAAAACGGGTTGCGTAGGTCCGGTCGCTTTATGACGATGGCTCGCAAAATCTTCAAGGAAGAAGGCGTGCCGCAGGACATCGCCTGGCTTGGACAGGTGGAAAGCGCCTGGTCGCCGGTTGCTCGTTCCTGGGCAGCGGCTGTGGGATTGTGGCAGTTCATTCCCGGGACAGGTGCCCGTTACGGATTGAACCAAAACTATTATGTTGACGACCGTTCAAGTTTTGAAAAAGCCACCCGCGCTTCGGCCCGGTACCTGAAATGGCTGGCAGATCGGTATGACGGCAATTGGGAACTGGCGATGGCGGCTTACAATTCCGGCGAAGGCCGCATTGATTCCGCTGTTGCCCGTTCAGGATACGCCGATTTCTGGGAAATTTATCAACGCGGCCTGATTCCGCAAGAAACCCGCAACTACGTGCCGAACATTCTGGCCACCATCATCATTGCCAAGAATCCTGAAAAATACGGCTTTGAAGGAATCAAACCCGAAGCACCATTGATGTACGATTACGTCAAGCTCAACAATATGACCGATTTGAAATTGGTCGCCGACGCGATTGATGTGCCTTTCGATTATCTGGAAGCGCTCAATCCGGAGTTGAAGCGTGGCGTGACGCCTCCGGGAGTGGAGCATCTGCTGCGCGTGCCAACGGGCAAAGGCAGAGTTTTACAAACAACGTTGATGCGGGTTCCTCCCGAAAAGCGCTCCAGTTGGAGAATGCTGACTGCGCAAACCGGTGACGATTTCGATTCCATCAGCCGTAAGACTGGAGTTTCGGCAGACGCAATTGAACAGGTCAATGGCGGCGTGATCAAAGCCGGCCAGAAAGTCGTCATCCCGGCCGGTGGAAATGTTCGTATGGCATCGTTGACTTCTCGCAATTCGTCGGCCCTGGCTCCGACGGTCAAGGGCGGGACGGTGAAAATTGTCACCTACAAAGTCCGTCGTGGCGAATCGTTGGGGGATATTGCCGGACGTTACAACACTTCGGTGCGGGACATTGCGACACTGAATCGAATCAGCACCTCAGAAAAGCTTCGCGCCGGGCAAATGATTAAAGTTCCGGTGCGTTCACGCAAGTAAACCGCCTTCGAGAGCTTACAAAGGCGCAACACACGAAAAGTTTTCCTCCTTTTCTTCGCGTGTGTTGCGCCTTGTCTTTTGAGCCAAGGTTTGCCTAATCGTTTTCGATGATTTTGGCGTATTCGTCGTAAGGCGCAGGGTAAATACGTTTTTGTTCGCGTTGTGCCACCAGCAACGCTTCCAGTCGTTCCTGCATCGTTTTCCCATCCCGTGATGTATTGGAAGCATGAACCAGATTGACCTGCTCTTTGGGATCAGAGCTGACGTTGTACATCTCGAACTCGGCCTTCTGCGGTTTGGTCGTTTTGACCGGCTTGCCGTCTTTCATATTCACATCGAACACAAAGGGATTTGTCCAGAACTGTGGGTTGTCGAAATACCGGGAGTATTTCCAGATTTGCGGTTCATCGTTCGACTTTGCGCGCAAATCGGCAATGACCGTTTCGATGTGGTTGGGCTGAATAACGGAACTATACGGTTTATTGGTGACGGGGTTCGTCTGGTGCAAACCGGAACTGATTTCGTCATCCGTCATAAAGTAAATCGGCTCGGTCGAAACATCAGGATCAACCTTACCAGTGACGACTTTCGACAGGTCGCGGCCTACCAATGGGCGCGCTTGTGAATGCGATTTTTGCAATTCACGCTGCGCGGCTTTCTGATCAACTCCCGCCAACCCCAGTAAGGTCGGAATCAAATCCAGGTGACTGGTCAGCAGATTGGCCTGCCTTGATTCCTTGAACAGCGTCGCGTGCGAAATGATGAACGGGACGTGAACCGTTTCTTCATAAGCGTTATGCCATTTCTGGTGCATCCCGCCGTGCGCGCCCAGCATTTCTCCGTGGTCGGAAGTGAACACAATGATCGTGTTTTCAAAGAAACTGGTTCTCATCAATCGGTTCAACACCTTCCAGATGTGCTGGTCAGATTCTTTTTGCAGGTAGTAATAAAACTGCCGATAAATTTCCAGCGTCGGCTGGGGCATCAGCATTTTTGGATACACTTCGACGTAACTTTGTTGGCAACTCGGCTTGGTATTGAGAGATTCCTTTTCCGTTTCTGGCGCGGCGATTTCCGGGACGAAGCCTTGCGTGAATGGGTAGCCGAAGTTTTTCCAGGCCAGGCCAAACAGCACGATGTCATGAGGATTGACGAAAGAGTTGACGATCAACCACGGCGGTAAATCGCCCGCCGATTCCTTTTGTTCGGCTTCCAGCTCTTCGATCAGTTCAATGGTCTCTTTGGCAAAACCCGGATCGCGATTGGTTCCCGTATTGGCTTTGGCGCTGCCATGCGGTTCAGGACCAATCCAGCCGGCAAAGCCAAATTCGCTCAATCGGTCAGCGTGTTTGTACAGGTCTATGACTTTTTTGATCGGACGCCCGTTGTCATCGTAACTGTGCAGTGCCTGATGCGTGCCGGGCATCATAATGTCGGCGTGTGAAACGTGCCATTTGCCTCGGTAATACGTTCTGTAACCTCCGGCGCGAAAATAATCTCCCATTGTCGGCACGGTCGAAGGATCAAGCCAGAACACGTCGGGATCGGTAGATTGTTTGGCCGTGCCTGTCGTCTGTGTCACGCCATGCAGCGAAGGGTATTGTCCCGTGAAAATCGTTGCGCGCGAAGGCACGCACGCCGCTGAACCGGCGTAATGGTTGTTGAATTCGATTCCGTGGTTCTGAAACCAGGCCAGCGCCTTGAAATTCTTTTTGCGCCAATGCTTGACTTCCTCCGATTCGTAACTAACCGGGTAGCGTTCTTCGTCCACCATAAAAAGTAGGATGTTGGGCCTCTTTGCAGTCTTTGCCATTGTTGAATCTCCTGATTAATTGTGAGTTTTCTGAGTTGAAAGTTTGGAGAGCGAATTCTCTATTCCTACTTCCTAGATCGTATTTCATGGTGAAATTCCCACATTATTTCACGGAAAAGCAGTAGATTTTTTACTCACCTCGGACAGTCTGTTTGGTTGTTGCGGCGCTTTGTCGGTATGATGTCGCCGCCACCCCAAAATTTATCTCAAGCTAACGCAGCCTTCGGGAGGTAAGCCTTGCTTTTCAAAACGCTCAGCGCAGCCGTGTATGGAATTGACGCCGAATTGGTCGAAGTGGAAGTGGATTTGACTCCGCGCGCCGGTGATTCGATGAATGAACAACCTGCTGTGATTGTGGTTGGGTTGCCGGATCTGGCTGTGCGCGAAAGTCGCGAACGCATTCGCTCCGCCATCAACAACAGCGGCTTCTTTTTTCCGGTTTACAAAATCACGATCAACCTGGCTCCGGCGGATGTGAAAAAAGAGGGTTCCGCGTTCGATTTGCCGATTGCCGTCGGCATTCTGGGCGCAAACGGCGAATTGCAGCGCGAAGATTTGAGCGACACGTTGCTGATTGGCGAATTGGCGCTGGATGGCCGCGTGAGGCCTGTGCGCGGCGCGTTGCCGATTGCCGTCGCCGCAAAGAAAAAGGGTTTGAAACGATTGCTGCTGCCGATGGAAAACGCTCGCGAAGCCGCGGTTGTTGGTGGCCTGGATGTGTACCCGGTCAAGGACTTGCGCGAAGTCATCACATTGTTGAATCTGGCGGAACTGCCAGAACCGATGCAACTGAACGTCGAAGAAATGCTGAGCGAAGCGGATCGCTATCCGGTGGATTTCCGCGAAGTGCGCGGCCAGATGCACGCCAAACGCGCCATCGAAATCGCTACCGCAGGCGGTCATAACATTCTGCTTGTTGGTCCGCCCGGCTCCGGCAAATCCATGCTGTCAAAACGCATTCCTTCGATTTTGCCGCCGATTACGTTTGAAGAAGCGCTGGAAACGACCAAGATTCACAGTGTTGCGGGCTTTACCGATGCGCGTGGATTGTTGACGACCCGGCCATTTCGTTCGCCGCACCATACCATCAGCGATGCAGGTTTGATTGGCGGCGGAGCCATTCCGCGTCCGGGAGAAGTCAGCCTGGCGCATAACGGCGTGCTGTTTCTGGATGAACTGCCGGAATTTGAACGCAATGTGCTGGAGGTTCTTCGCCAACCGCTGGAAGATCAGCGCGTGACCATCAGTCGCGCTTCGATGTCGTTGACGTTCCCAGCCAGCCTCATGCTTGTCGCCGCGATGAACCCGTGCAACTGTGGATTTTATGGAGATCCGACCCGTGAATGTCGCTGTACACCTCCGCAGGTGCAGCGTTACATCTCGAAAATTTCTGGCCCGCTGCTGGATCGCATAGATATTCATATCAACGTTCCCGCCGTGAAAGTGAGCGAGCTTGCGGCGCAAGACAGCGGAGAAACTTCAGAGCAAATTCGAGCGCGCGTCGTGAAAGTCAGAAAGTTGCAGCAGCAACGCTTCCATGGAGAACACGTGTTTTGTAATGCACAGATGCCGCCGCGATTGATTCGCAAATACTGCCAACTCGACCCACAGTCGCAGCAACTTCTTGAACGGGCAATGATGAAACTCGGATTGTCCGCTCGCGCATACGACCGTATTTTGAAAGTCAGCCGTACGATCGCCGATTTGGAGGGAATGGAACAGATTGTCGAGAAACATATTTCCGAAGCCGTCCAATATCGCACGCTGGACCGTACGTATTGGCAGTAACCGGGCGACAAGCATTCAAACTCAAGAGTTCAACCAAATCAGACTGCGACAGCATCCACAAGCGACAGTTTTCTTTTCCTTCGGATTCAAATAATTGACTAGGCTTTAGGGCGAAAGTAGAATTCGCCCGGCTAAGAGTTCATCATTCATTTATACCAACACATCAAGAATTGTGACGCATGCTGCATAGCGAAACCTTAGATTCGCGGTTGGAGAATTTTTCGTCTCAAACATTGGTTGCGGCGATAGAGAAGATTCCTCGTGTGCCTGAATCACACATGCGCTTTATCGGCTTTGGCGCAGAAGAACGCTATTTCACATATCGCCAGTTGTATGCTGAGGCCAATCGTCGTGCCGCGCATTTTGCGGAATTGGGGTTACAGAAAGGTGATCGGCTGGCGTTGATGATGAGTGAAGCTCATGAATTCATCATGAGCTTTTTAGGATGTGTGATTGCCGGAATCATTCCGGCGCCGATTTCGCCTCCGATGATGGCCAAAGGGAGTGAGGTTCTCGCACCGACGGCGGCCCGAATTGTTGATGACTCCCGCGCAAAAGCTTTTTTGACCACAGAGAGCACAAAATCGTTTGCGGAGCAGGTGCTTCAACGTTCGACTTCAGAGACGCGATTGATGATCGTGGAATCTGTCTTTGCCGGAGAGCCGCCGCCGTTCAATGCGCCCGGCGTTTATCCCGAAGACATCTGCTTTTTGCAGTACACATCCGGCAGCACGACTTTGCCGAGAGGCGTGATGGTTTCGCACGCCAACCTGATGGCGAATATGCGGGCGTTTATGGGACAACGCGGAATGAATCCCGGTCCGGAAGATGTGGGTGTTACCTGGCTACCCTTGTATCACGACATGGGCTTGATCGGTTTTATTCTGGGGCCGCTGGTTTATGTCGGTCCGGTAATTGTGCTCTCGACCACCTCTTTTGCGCGTGATCCCAGAATCTGGTTGAAAGCCATCAACAAGTATCGGGGAACGATTACGTATGCTCCGAATTTTGCATACGCCCAGGTCGTCAAACGGTTGCGGGATTCGGATCTGGAAAATCTGGATTTGAGTTGTCTGCGTATTGCCGGTTGTGGCGCGGAACCGATTCAGGCTTCCACCTTACGCAGTTTTGCCGAACGGTTGGCACCGACGGGATTTCGCCCGGAATCGTTTTTACCCAGCTATGGCATGGCGGAAGCAACGCTGGCGATCAGCCTGCATCGGCCCGGAACGCCGGTTCGCACAGAACGGGTTAACGCGGAAGCTCTGAAGCATGGGAAAGCCGTTTTTGAAACCGATAGTGACGTAAACAGCAAGGAATTTGTTTCTTGCGGGTTTCCCCTGGCCGATCATCATCTGGCCATTGTCAACGAAGACGGAGAACTATTGCCGGAACGCGAGGTTGGAGAAATCGTGTTTCGAGGTCCCAGTGTTACGCGCGGATATTTTCAAAATCCGGAAGCCACGGCTGCAACGTGGCGCGATGAGTGGCTGCACACGGGCGATCTGGGTTATCTGGCCGATGGAGAGTTGTTCGTTTGCGGGCGCGTGAAGGAATTGATCATCATACGCGGTGCCAATTATTACCCGCAGGATATTGAATGGGCGGTGCGTGATTTACCGGGGATCAAGCGCGGAAACGTCGTGGCCTTTGGCGTCCACGAAAACGGCAATGAGCGTTTGGTGATTCTTGCCGAATCCGACGCACGCGACCTGGAACAATTGCGCCAGGCCATACGCGTCAAAATTCTGGAATCTGTAGGGTTGGAAACCCATCGAATTGTACTGGTTCCCTCGGGAACTTTGACCAGGACGACCAGCGGCAAGTTGCAACGCCGCAAAATGAAGCAACGATTCGAACAAGGCGAAATCGCCGAACTCTAAATCCACTCCCAACGAGAGGGCGAACATTGTCAACGAAATCCGATATTGCCGTCACTTACGACGTTTCCAATGAGTTTTTCAGCCTCTGGCTTGACCGCCGAATGATTTATTCGTGCGCGCTGTTTGAAGGCACAGACGATCTGGAACAGGCTCAGGTCAACAAGCTGAAATTTTTTCATGACAAGACTAAAGTGACGCCTGACAAACGCGTGCTTGACATCGGGTGCGGGTGGGGCGGGTTGATGGAATTTCTCGCCACTGATATGGGCGTCAAAGACGTTACCGGCATCACGCTTTCTGAAGCGCAATTTTCCGCGATTCGACAAAAAGCCGCTCCGGGCGTGACCGCAGAGCTTGTTTCTTACCTGGATTATCAACCGCAAAAGAAGTTTGATGCCGTCATCAGCATTGGCATGTTCGAACATATCGCCACGCCGGAACAGGTTCGCGGCGGTGAAAACATCCGTGTGTATCGAGATTATTTTCGACGCGCCTGGCAATGGACAAATCCGGGTGCAATGTTCGGATTGCAAAGTGTGATCGGGGCGTTGTTACCGCGAAAGCGCGAAGATGTCCGAGACCTGGAATGGGGGACGAGCACGATTTTTCCCGGAGCGGTGACGCCTCGGCCCGAAACCATTCTTGCCGCCGTGAATCCATATTGGGAAGTGATGGAGCTGTGGACGAGGCGTGAACATTATGCAAAGACCACAGCAGCGTGGCTCGAGCGTTTGCGGCAAAACGAAGCCCTGATTCGCGAGCGATGGGGCGACCAAACCTATGCGGATTACGAACGATATTTAGGCGGATGTGTGGGCGTATTTGAAAAAGGCTTCCAATCGCTGGCGCAGTTGGTGTTGCGCCGAGTGGATTGATTTCTGATTTTTCTTTTTGAATTTAACAACCTTTCTGGAGGAACCCTGTGACCGATGACGAGATTTTGGCTTTGATCAAAGAGGCGTTGGTTCATTCATCGCCGGAACATGCAGGAGCAACCTTGACCATGGACAGCACGCTCGGCGTGCTTGGCATCAGTTCGATCACGGCGTTGGAAATCGCCGGTTATCTGGAAGAGAAATTGGATATCCGGCTCCCGGATGACGAACTGGCGCCGCTGAACACAATCGGCGAATTGGTAAAGCTGATTCGTCAACA
This window harbors:
- a CDS encoding fatty acyl-AMP ligase, which gives rise to MLHSETLDSRLENFSSQTLVAAIEKIPRVPESHMRFIGFGAEERYFTYRQLYAEANRRAAHFAELGLQKGDRLALMMSEAHEFIMSFLGCVIAGIIPAPISPPMMAKGSEVLAPTAARIVDDSRAKAFLTTESTKSFAEQVLQRSTSETRLMIVESVFAGEPPPFNAPGVYPEDICFLQYTSGSTTLPRGVMVSHANLMANMRAFMGQRGMNPGPEDVGVTWLPLYHDMGLIGFILGPLVYVGPVIVLSTTSFARDPRIWLKAINKYRGTITYAPNFAYAQVVKRLRDSDLENLDLSCLRIAGCGAEPIQASTLRSFAERLAPTGFRPESFLPSYGMAEATLAISLHRPGTPVRTERVNAEALKHGKAVFETDSDVNSKEFVSCGFPLADHHLAIVNEDGELLPEREVGEIVFRGPSVTRGYFQNPEATAATWRDEWLHTGDLGYLADGELFVCGRVKELIIIRGANYYPQDIEWAVRDLPGIKRGNVVAFGVHENGNERLVILAESDARDLEQLRQAIRVKILESVGLETHRIVLVPSGTLTRTTSGKLQRRKMKQRFEQGEIAEL
- a CDS encoding class I SAM-dependent methyltransferase; the encoded protein is MSTKSDIAVTYDVSNEFFSLWLDRRMIYSCALFEGTDDLEQAQVNKLKFFHDKTKVTPDKRVLDIGCGWGGLMEFLATDMGVKDVTGITLSEAQFSAIRQKAAPGVTAELVSYLDYQPQKKFDAVISIGMFEHIATPEQVRGGENIRVYRDYFRRAWQWTNPGAMFGLQSVIGALLPRKREDVRDLEWGTSTIFPGAVTPRPETILAAVNPYWEVMELWTRREHYAKTTAAWLERLRQNEALIRERWGDQTYADYERYLGGCVGVFEKGFQSLAQLVLRRVD
- a CDS encoding acyl carrier protein, producing the protein MTDDEILALIKEALVHSSPEHAGATLTMDSTLGVLGISSITALEIAGYLEEKLDIRLPDDELAPLNTIGELVKLIRQQI